A region of Lycium barbarum isolate Lr01 chromosome 1, ASM1917538v2, whole genome shotgun sequence DNA encodes the following proteins:
- the LOC132609125 gene encoding uncharacterized protein LOC132609125, translating to MQQKANEVVDIGVSGTTKMETEELPAQPQGEQDSLNGPAEKKGPGPSREDLESAGVSTIHVPWKETSPEKEALSEEKPGSSTPSERVNSERDEVDSDGDIPRKGESWRKHIAEKKSSVKTRKKPPTTRQKARARLDSALKTNKETTSKKKKKLVLLKNLSKLRDEEEVIFVSDKEEEEEHTPLVRKNSKGKGKTVASEEQSRHKEIKRSKASEDEQEELVTKGKKGPSSSKKRTSTGNEDRFHKEKEDQCDKGTWYFKKGKQQQANVQTEEILEEGRPFNIRGKKVLMGRVIAPEISEHQALNDLMEVLKFQQWEHLMVGPLVVYE from the exons ATGCAACAAAAGGCAAATGAGGTTGTGGATATTGGTGTTAGTGGTACTACTAAAATGGAGACTGAAGAATTGCCTGCACAGCCTCAGGGGGAACAAGACAGTTTAAATGGACCTGCTGAAAAGAAAGGACCTGGTCCCTCAAGGGAAGATTTGGAGTCTGCAGGAGTGTCTACCATACATGTTCCTTGGAAAGAAACCTCTCCTGAAAAAGAAGCCTTATCAGAAGAGAAACCCGGTTCCTCCACTCCATCTGAGAGGGTTAACTCTGAAAGAGACGAAGTTGACTCTGATGGTGACATTCCT AGAAAGGGGGAATCTTGGAGAAAACACATTGCTGAAAAGAAATCTTCTGTAAAAACAAGAAAGAAACCTCCCACTACTAGGCAAAAGGCTCGGGCAAGACTAGACTCTGCCTTAAAGACCAACAAAGAGACGACcagtaagaagaaaaaaaagttagTTCTTTTGAAGAATTTGAGTAAGTTAAGAGATGAGGAGGAAGTGATCTTTGTTTCTGAcaaagaagaggaagaggagcACACTCCCTTGGTGAGGAAAAATTCAAAAGGGAAGGGAAAAACAGTGGCTTCTGAGGAGCAAAGCAGACATAAAGAAATAAAGCGTTCCAAGGCCTCTGAGGATGAACAAGAAGAACTCGTGACTAAGGGAAAGAAGGGACCTAGTTCCTCTAAAAAAAGAACAAGCACTGGCAATGAAGACAGGTTCCACAAAGAAAAGGAAGATCAATGTGACAAAGGGACCTGGTACTTTAAGAAAGGCAAGCAACAACAAGCAAATGTGCAAACAGAAGAAATACTGGAGGAAGGAAGACCGTTCAACATACGAGGTAAAAAAGTGTTGATGGGGCGAGTGATTGCTCCTGAGATCAGTGAGCACCAAGCTTTGAATGATCTCATGGAGGTACTTAAATTTCAACAGTGGGAGCACTTGATGGTCGGTCCCCTGGTAGTCTATGAATAG